TGGACAGAGTCCATATAGCGTTCATCGCGCCCAGCGTCCAAGTTTTTTTCGGCTAGGGCATCCGTGTACGCAGTGGGTGAATGTCCCACTGTCTCTGTTGACTGAATGCGTAATCTTTGCAGCCGATGATACAGCGACTGGCCACACGTCAGGTATGTGCGCCAATTACATTTTCTCTCATTCCGACGAACGAGCTTATGCACcgtgtgcttttttccctctctttttctttttaagatCTGCCTCCGCTGTCGATGACAGAAGAGGTCAAGCCAGGTAAGGGGTTTCAGCAAATAGTCCTGCTTGAAGCACGTGTATTTTGTTTTCGTGTTAATCCCGATTTTCCCGATATTTGTACTTCTGAAATTTCGGGCAGAACCCTATTTCTACTAGAAAAATCACTGAGATTCTCAAACTTGGGCCGTCGCGGTAAACCCTCGGAGGGATGAATACTGGTTTCAGCTAAAATAGGTATGGATGGAGACCTACGTAAAGTTTCTTTTATAATTCCGCTCTGCCGATCCTAAATACGAGCTGTACTGACGCTGAGACTCGTGTTGAAATTTTCCGGGACAACCAGTGCTCCAGTCCCAAGTGCTTCTTGTCTGGTGACCTGTTCCCACCAGTGCGAGTGGCACAGGAGAGCACTCGACACGATAAAAACATGTAGATACGTTTGCTACACTGGCAGAATTTGCATCTCGTAAATCACAGAACAGTCGAAACTTTTATTTTTGCTCCAAATATCAGAATGGTGACTCGAAACAGACGGCTtgggtttcacccgaaaatcGACAATGACATACGAAATGTGTGAGCAAAAATCCGAGTTATTTGCTTATTTGTGCGTGCAAATATCGCCCAATtttcactcccccccccccttcgaaATGCAGGTGTCACAACCCGAAAACGAATCAGTCTAACCGCGTAGTACATGTCTATTATGTGCATTACTAACAATGACGCTCTGCTGTTACAGGGAAAACGTAAGTTTCATACATTCCTGATATTAAATGAGCAAACGAAACCTGTTTCATTCATCGTGTTTCATTCACCACATTTGATTTCACCACACTGCTTTAGAGTCATATCAGAGTGTAGCATGTAGTGCGAGCAGGCTTTGATGCTGCGTTTGTACACACGGCGCCTAGCCCAGGCTAGAAATGCCCGTAGATGGCAGAAATGGCTCCCACAACGGCTATGTTGTACAGCTGATCATGCTGCAAGCTGCAAGTAACGCCTTCGAGACACTGCAATGCCGTCCATGACATGTCCGTTGGCACGATCTCCGGTACGTGCGTCAAAAAtgatctttttcttttctttttttctttttttgcagaaaGAGGAGCACGGTGGTCCTAATTGCGTTGGCCTCAGGCGCGCTTCTAATAGCAATCGCATTGCTTGCGGCCGCAGGTGAGTTTCGGAGCTGAGTGGTGGGGGTTGTCGAGGGACGGGAGTGTGAATTCATGCACTGCACAAAACGGTCACCCTTCTACTATTTGCATCTGTTCACGATGCCACAGCTGATGAGACTTGCACATGGCTTGGCGAGGAGCCGAATTGTGCCtcaagctgctgcattgtgttCAATGATCACAGCTGTGCATCAGACGAACTGATCTGGCGCTGACTACGGCGCTAGCTTAGACCAAAACAAGTGACTGACTGACTCGCTTTCTCGGCTGCGACTACGATGACTTGAATGATCACAGGAGACCCGGATCTTCGAATCAGATTACCTTCATTATGAGAACTGCACAATGACAAAGCCGGATAAATGTTTTGCTCTTGAACGGTGCAAAAATTTTTCCACTGGCAGAAACAGCTCAGCAGCCACAGTGTTTCATTGGCGGAGGAGTGGCACAGCGTTTCCTCTGTGATGCGATATGTTTTGACCCGCCAGTTTGCGTGGGGCAGAACAAGGGGAAGTGGAGAGGGCACATATTAGCGAGACAAATGACAGCAGCTATGTCGCACGAGGGCAGTGGTTCGTATTGTCGGTAGCGCCAAAATTACTATTGATCTGACGAAACGAGTATACGGCATGTAGCAAGTCACGATTCTGAGGAAACCGAGAGTTAAGTGCAGCTCTATGTACAGCTGGAAGCAGGGTTAACTTCAGCAGAGTTCCGCTCCGAACGGCGAAACTAGAGCCCtttattaggagagtttggccattgggacgAGCCTGTCTCAAACCGCatcatttgacgtcacacgatgggcggcGCCAAAGCGagtggcaccattttggatcagATCTATCACCTTGAAACCTCCCGTCCCGCCATTTTAGAGCAGAAGGACATCCTTGAAATCCCCCTGCGCCGCCGCGGCTCGCCTTTGATCACAgccaagtgggcggagcgatgacggCTCTGATCGGCGGCTCCCCATCTCCGGGCTGCAagagatcaaagaatggccaaactctcctcataGACGGCTCTTGCGAAACGCGAGAAGAGCCAGGGGGAGCGCGTTTCGGCATTCGCATTCCAGTTAGGGGCTGCCCGTTATGCGCCGGAGAGTGCGCAATGCTCAATTGCGGCCAGTCCGACATCTTAAAAAGTATGTAATTaaaagatgactaattacctgaattCATTGATTAATTCTCCAATTAGGGAATTGCTACAgcagcgagatagcagaatgggaggcaGAATCCTCTCTGAAAATCCCGAAACAAGCGCGTGccccgtgaaatatccatcgctgacgttcgctatgcaaatgaaccgaaacaaACACAGCGCGCCTCAGAAGCGCAGCACACCGCACacagaggcttatctgggccaggAGGGGTtaatctggccagcagatcagcgcGTACCCTAATCGCCTTCGTTTCTCCAAAGCAGGCCCTCTGACGACGTGCAGTGTTCCTTGCGCTCCCGGTCGCCGCGTGTTCGCTTTCGGTTCAATTGCATATCAATATTCGGCAAtgaatatttcaacgcacgtgcgcgtttcaggatttttctgaACATGGaacggctttcaacgaggattgtctgccattctgctatctcactttttgCTCGAAATCTCCTTATGAATGAGTTATTTATTGAGTTATAGGTAATAGGCGATTTTAAAAACATTCgctttttccttacaaacaaacacacaaacaaacaaaaatgattttAAAAAATCGTATAAATTCAGCAGGTACGGAAACATAATAGAACGAATGGAGCTTCTGCTCGGGGCAAGGTATAATATTTTTGCTTAGTAAATGCAGAGAAGAATTCGTGGTCTCGCTCTGGGACAGGCTCGTGCTGGCGTCACTGCGGATCAAATGCGGAAAGACACGTGTGCCGCAGAGGCGCGCGGGTTTCAAAAACACATTTGTATCCCCGTCCGAGGATATCGTTAAGATATCCGCACATATAACCACACCGGGGCACACCTTTAATAATGACCCTGTTTTGTGTAAAGCATCTGCTGACGCCACGGAATAGTGTCTGTCACGGAGTTGTCTGAACTACAGCCTTGGTCACGTTGATTTCTCGCAGTCGCGAAGTCGACAGGGGAGGGCGAAGGCTCAGATTACGACTCGTCAATGTCTGAAATACAAGGTGAAGACGAAAGCCAATACGTTCTACCGGAAGGAGCGGTGGCTGAAGTAACTACGACGATGGAGGTAACGACGTTGATGCCCGTAAGCACTACGTTGACGTCGGACACAGCAACGCCCGAGACAACGACGTCAACGACGACCACAACAACGACATCTACGACGACCACAACTGTTAAACCAAGTAAGCATACGCTTGAATTGTCATGGCTGATCATTGAGGTGTACTTGATAAACATATACATGATAATCATGAAATTGGTGGAATCAAATAGAATTCCCCTAAATCAGTCCTGCATTAGGGGAGTGATGAAAATTGTGGTCGCATGAGTTAGCTAGGCAATCGTGATTGAGCACTCCACAGACACATCTTGCTgaagaaaatgttttttttaatagtAATTTTTTATTTGAACATATTTGGCCTAGGGCCAGGTAGCTtgtgccgttgttggccgcactcaagtgggcatcgtcacgactaaagcaaaaaaagagtgggagaggggagttgaggacttcaaagtgatgcccTGCTGCTGCAAAGTGATGTTTTGTCCTGCAGGTCCTTGTCCGCCTTGTCCTCAGCAAATCAGGAGGCACGGATTTTAACACGAAGTACCGTTGACCCTGAACGTGCGTTGCGGCGAAGTTGTATTTTTACAATGTCTGGCCTAGCAATGTGTCACGGTATAGTTAGCGTTACACACCACAGTTTTCTGAATCagttgtgatgaacaacacaacaactttattacaagatctTCACCTTCACAATCAGGACGCAAGTCCTATGGCAtcgagaaaggtgaagagaactTTGAGTGCAGAGCGTtgggtgggctggatgtggcaaCTCAACcgagcaattttgtgagagaggggggagggggcgagagtctagctcgttcagggatccggagagtacggttcgggaaggttggtagtgtgggcaacggAAAAGAATGGgctcttctacagcaccgcagtgactgcagtgaggagagtcaacttgcctcaagcggtaacgctacTGTGCTGTGACGAGTCGTGTAGTTGTGATGAGAACGATAATCTGATCACGAGTCATTGAGAGCAGAGATACTGACCTGCAACTGTCGTTCCGGCAGTTCTCAACGCCAAAGTGTTCGTCTGTACTGCGAACCCGACCGCTGACGTCTCACTGCCAAGTATCCCAGATGGCCTTTGCGACTTCCTGATGTACAGGCCGACCACTGTTCCATTCACGTCAGAGCCGGGCGACGAACTAAAGAAATTCACGGAACTTATACCCGAGTTCGGCAAGACACATCTCGGCATTGACATCAGGCAGGAGTAAGCATCGTAGTGCCTTTTTGGCATAGTTTCGCTCTAATGTTTTGCACGTTGCACCCAGGATCCGAGACGCAGCTATCTCTCAACTGAAAGAACCGTCTGGAAAAACAGCCCTAGCCTCCTTGTACAAGCAGGGTGTCCAAGACTACAGCACCTTCGATGTTGACATCTATGTTGATACAACCGAGGATGCAGTGAAAGACGTGATAGGGTTTCTACAGGTATGCGTTGGTCACAGAGTGTGAATACATGCATAACGGTCATTGAATACATGATGGAACGGTCCGTGCTATATCCTCAAAcagcttaaaggggcactaaagtgcaaaagcAACTTGCTCTCCAATGAAAGtgtgtgtttcaattagtacagttctaacaaaattagttcacacaacgctaccgtttagaagaaaaccgcaaataaaacaaagccatctttggcggcatccaatgagacaacaGAAGCAGCTACCGTGAGTGTGTGGAATGGAACAGCCCCAACGTAGTGTTCCgcatatgcgcggcatgatgcgcactgctgcatttttcaatcgCGATTCACTGAATTGCAGCCCGTGAATTTTCCACTGACAGCaatatcttcacgtccttcagACAGCGTTGCGAgaccgcttcgcaacgcgcacttgtttttcaccgggactgcttcACGCGCATCTTGGACTAAaagcaccgatgcacgagctgaaacgtcGTTCTCTGCTTAGCTCAGAAGCACAAAAGAGTCCGCTATAGTTTTGATgatagcttcgtaacggaatcaaggTTTTGAATTACGATAACAAGTACGatattaacatagcgtgtaacgtaatttgcaGTGAACttgcttttgcattttagtgcccttttAAGTAAGAACAGTAATACTCTGGAACACACACTTAGTGTTCCAGTAGTTCTAGTACTGTTATTTGCGTGGTGACGGGAAGGGTTCAAAAGGGAATGCAAATCAAGTAAGAATGTTTCAAAAGATTGTGTTGCTGACTGTGTCGAAAGCAGTGAGCACGGTGATTACTGATTGCACCGAGATGGTGTGCGCGTTAACCTAGCGCAACGCTGTTTTGTTATCCCATCCCGGCATAAATTTAGTCAGTTTAGTACATCCCACATGAGAACTATAGTTTGTGCACTCCATACAGCAGAATAATTTGGTATTACAAACTAAACGCTTAATACGACCGCATTTGACATGAAACCCACTGTAAGTTGACTGTTACGCATTGGTATGGAACGTGATGTTCTCAGCTCTGTGAATCTGAGTTTTCGTTTGAGCATCCTACACAACTGTCACGTTAGGTTGCACGGGATTTCATATGACTGTTTACCAGACAGGTACTGACCCTCAGATATTCGCCTCAGACCCTGCACTCGCTCTGTTTGAATCGTTTAGTGTGAGGACACTTCAAACTTGTGCTAACACGTCGCATAATATATATTTTACAGTTACCATCCACAGTTCTATGAGACAGAAATGGCTTCTAGGCTAGCCCTCAAGACTGAAGGCGAGTTCAGTGTTGAGAGAGCAAAGGGGTGATATTGTCCCAAACGTGCCGAGTGGACGATGGATTCTCTATGACTTTCCGGTACTATTAGCCTTCGCACCCAAGAAGCAGAAGTCTGAGAGGAAACTACCTAAACTCGTAGTAGTCATGGGAGAACTATCGGTAGTATACATCGATACGAGAAACGTACGATAGTTTTGCGACAATTCACCATCGATAGTAGCCGTTTTGCACAAAATATTTCTTCTGTACACAGAACACTAACATAGTTCTCAAATGTGCTCTACTAAACTGTCTAAATATCTCCTGGGGTGAGTTGACAAAGCAGTGCAATGACAGCAGAGCAATGTCTGTGCTCCGCCAGTGAAGTAAGGAATACAGGTATTTGAAGCACTCTCACCTGGTTTGAATTACCTCGTATACGCCTCCTCTCAGCACGTGAATAACATACTGGAACAGCACATGTGTGAGGCATGACACGTGTCGCGCCTCAAACATGGCGAAAATCTGGAGATTACCGTGCGCGCTACAAGAGGGCGCTGAGGTTTGCAAACTGTCTATAGAAGGTTTTAGAAAGGTgcgcgcaaagcagcatgggaactttgagggataCTGCTCCGTCGTGTACTTCGGTTATGGTATGGTGAACTCCACCATAGTTATGGTTTACCCAGGCTGACGCTGCAGCTGAGctcacaccgggaatgttgttgttcttctacctccgcccgTGGTAGTCTCGTCATGCTCTGTCaagctctaagttcccatgagcccttgcgtgccacaaaTGGTGCTTGCTTTTCTAGAAAGGTCTACTGGTTTGCAGCGTGTCCGCCAGCAGATCTCAAGGTTACATGTTCGATGCTTGCCGAGAACGGGAGCAACTTGGTAAGAGGGTACAAGTTGTTTAgatccgcgagggacgttaagtaACGATGCGCCTTGCGCCTTCGGTGTGCGTAAAAGCATCAGGCGCGTAAAATTATTCTGCAGACCGACCAatgtggtgtcgctcatgaccATGGTGATCTCTCTAAGTAAGCCACGAATTGTAATTATGGTCAACTGAATTATTTCAACGGCGAACGTTTCTTTTCATTGTGCAGACGATAAAGGCTATTCAGACAGAAGCCAAAGGAGATAGTGCAGGTTTCGGCTACTTGTTTGTGGGCGTTTCACCGCTAGCACACAATATCAGTGACGACACTGCTACTACGAAGATGTGGGTTCACTTCCAACGTATCATAGAGTGAGTGGCTTTCCTAAAAGATATCTAATTGAGTGTCATAGAACGCCTGCGGGAGCTTAGGGTCCGTATTCTTAAACGATCCTTAGGCTCGACTTAGAATCGCAAAACCAGCCTCGAGGAGCACTTCGAGTGGAATACAGAGTCGAAGCTCGTTTCAAAGGGGCACTCATGTGCAAGGATTTCTCTGCGCGAGGTGAAGGACGGCGTTACCTTGAAACCACAGTTTGCGCTTTCCCTCTTCTCTCCTTTTCGTGGAAGCCGACACCGAGCGGGCACCCATTgctctcctcaaacgatttctCAAACAATTACTGCAGATCGTTGCGGAATGCCAATGCGAGACATTGTCGCATTGTCGACCTTCTGAAGAAGGAAAGTGTAGAttgcgttttctttttcgttctaTTGATCATTCAGTATTCAGTATTTAATGTAATCAAAGATCACAAACGATTCAAtcgatgaatcccgttccttttgtattgctctcAAAGTAATCTTAATGGGCCGAGGAGAAGTCTTtgcagtgcccctttaagaataGGGCGCTAGGCCTCTAGAAATGCCTCCAACTCAGGTACTTGTTTTTCCTCGCAGTGAAGTGATGCCCGACGGAGTTCTGTTCCTCACCACTTACCTCCGGACACATTATAAAGAAAACAGGTGCAGGTCTACGGGGCCATCTTTGTGGACTCGTGCCATAATGTTCGACCAGCCGACATTCGTACGTGACTTCAAATTTTTCTTGCACTGACACCATCCATACTGTGCCCAAAACTAAAGGTGCGGCCGATGGATATTTCATTTCAGTATAAGTTTCTTCCTGTTCTGTTCGGCCGGTACAGACCTTCAGCTCTCTCTACCGCACGTTGACAAAAGACGTCATACGCTTCCTTTTGCAACAGAAAGGGCCTTTTTGCTGTTTTGCAGCAACCATATCCTAGTGCTATattcactcatcctcctttatCTCACAGCGGGAACGGCATCAGCGCCCCAGAAGGATGAAACTTTCTCATTGCAACGAACTTCTATCTTTCACTAGTAAAAATTAACGAGTTCAATGTTCTTCGAGGTTGACTAGTGCGGCCATAAGCTGGTCCACTTTGTATACACTAGAATATATCGACATCTGCTGCAATAAAAAGAAGGCATTGCAGTATCTTATAAAATGCTGTGCACAGTTAGCGAGGATACCTTGTCTATTGTCGCGTGTTTCAGGAGGATTCGCTGAACTTTCGCAAAGGCCTGAAGATACCGGCCAACGTGACTCAGCTGTTGTCCCTCTCTGTTCACGGGCGGTGGTCATCCTACACGGAGGCGCAAATGCCAAAAACGACTACAGAGAAACGGAAGTACCTCGAGCTGGGCGACTCGCGCGTCTGTAACGAGACTGGGATCTACGACGTCGTGAGCTACGTAAGTATTTGGCCCCGTATAGCATTTCCAGCATCTCAACGGAGAGCGTCTTTCAGACTTGCGTGAACAGTACCCATGACCGGTACAAAGCTTACCGCGGCGACGGATCGCAAGACAACCTGGACTACTTGAGGCTAACGCGAGTCGTCAGATCATCCTATCCTATGTGGGTCGGTGGTTACGACTCCTGGGGAACCATGTCTATGAAAGTAAGTGCGTCAGCATTGACAGCTAAAGCCTGGTccgcactattgcgtttcaataCGTCCGTCCGTCGGCGTTTCTGTGTGACGGACGCGTGGGTTTCCAATTCACGTCCATACTTTTGCGATGCTGCGTTACGGGAAACAGCTCACAGCCGACTACATGAAGTAAAGTGAAAGGATGTAACAGCGCGCGGCGGCACGGTTACCGGGGCAACGACAGGCATTTCTTGAGTCGCTCCGAACAAAAATTTGAGCTCTGCGAACCTGTGCGTCCGTCGCATTCGAGTGGGCTTGCGTCGGTTCGTAGACTGACGCAGCGCTGACGGACGCATTGAAACTCAATAGCGCGGACTAGTTTTAAGGCAGCTTACATCAGACGACGCAGCGGGATCTGGTGGACATGAAGGAACGTACCTGCTTCAGGCTCGAACGCACAGCCTGGCAAACAAAACATACGCCTCAATGTGCCAAGGAACATGGGAGATTGAAACATGGCActcagggaaaaaaaaaaaattcgtcacTTTGAggcatgtgttgtgtttgtgtgtacCAGCCTCATAATTCAGTTACATTCATTCATGTTCACCAGATTTCGCAGCCTCgccctgtgtgtgtgtctgtgtgtttttGAGAAAACCTATAAGATTGAAAAGTGAGTACTTGTCCCGTTTGTATGTGTCATCGATACAGCGTATATAGTTATCAACGCCTTTGACCGCTAATAAAGAGCTGCAGGTTCCTGCTGTTGCCTGGCTCTTTTTCGGCGACTGACATATTTCAATCGTGCAATATGACAGTGAGTTGTATTATTAAATTTCAGATGTGCAAGGCTTACACGGAGTACGGGCACCGCGGTGGATGGGTGGTATTCGACCTTCAACTCGCTGACGTACTTGATTTCTGCACTACCGGCTACACGCAAGGTTTCGGCCACTGCTATCGCATTAAGAATTACATGTACGAAGAGCCGACGGTTTGCGTTATGAATGCAACAGTCGACGCTGTTGAACGTGGCATAAAATTATAATCTGTCGTTGAAGTAAAGTAGATGTTTCCTCTTGTGCTGAATGTTCCTGGTTGTGCGGCGAAGAGCAGTAGAGCTGAAATGTCTGCACCTATATTTCGGTATCTTGGTGTACACGATGGAGGCGACCATCTCGCCATTAATCGCAGCCACCATACATAGTTGGATGATGGAGGTAAGCTTCGAATGTGCATCTAGCGCCGTGTGTTTACTGGCTACAATGTATTCGTACAGTGCATGAGACTTCAGGGCGAGTTATTGAGGATGGTGTATTTCGGATGTATTTTACAACTGCTTACTGGGACTTATTGTTGCAAATTTTTACTGCTTACCTGAAGTGATGTTGAAGACATATGCCTTTAGTGATGTGTCCTTCCGGGACACCAACAATGGGGATAAAAACTGAGGGTGTTTGTTCTCGAGTGACTTGTCTGCTGTTGATAAGCGATAACTGTAGGATGGTTTCCTCGTGAAATAAGGTGGCTGTGGCACCCTCTGCGCTCGCGGAGTTCGCATGGTGGATACAATAGGGAGTCCTAGGAAAACTTAGAATTTCCACAATAACGTGTCCGAAAGCATAAGCCAATTGCCTGGTGCGTTTTGATTGGCTGACGTCACATTGCTGATATCAGATTGAATACAGCGATACAGAATCGGAGGGTGCTTACGATTCTCTAAAGCTCCTTGATAAGGCGATAACTAAGTGTTTCCCATCGGACATGCACAACAATTTTAATTCTTCTTTTCTTATGAATCAAACAGCAGCGCAGTCGTTTCCACAGCACTCGCGGTTAAGTGTTTCCCCGTGTTTTCGTTTGGCGACTGCTGTCGTGCACGTCACGTTCAAACATGTGACACCACATACTCTTCCAAAAACGTGTCACACTTGCAAGGTAACCGAATCCCTGGTACAATATGCTGACCACAAGAACGCAATGGATTCTAATGTGGGTGGTGGGAGATATTTTTATTAAGAACAAAGcaaaggaaaggttagctagACAAAGCGTCGGCTTGCTTTTCCAtggaaaaaggaaaacgaaaacggaaaagaaggaaagaatggAAAAGACCAGAAAGAAGAGCGGGAGAGACAGACCACTGGTTGGGGCGTAGGACGGAGCCAAGGAGAGTGGCCAAAGAAAAGTTACATCGAATCCTGATCAGACGGCAACGGAAGGTGTTCCTTTGGGGAAGGTGCTACTGGCAgtacaggagttggtgtggaATGTCAGCTTTCCACGCCATAGACAGTGCAGTTTGGGGAATTTGTCCGAGCCATTTTGAATAGAAGCGATCggggtgtacgggcaacattgaatCACACGCTGTGGAAAAGGGATTCTCCTTTTCCACTGCGGTGGCAAGCGACGATAAAgtccatcaatgggtcgatagaaCTGCCGGCGAATATGTTGACGGCATGttgaggctgtaagcggcagacGCGCCAGGGCCGAAGTTTCATCAGATCaagcgcgtctcgctactgcgtctgctctGGTGTTTTTATACAGGTCTATGTGGtcagggacccattgaaacaTGCTGTTGTGACCAGTGGCtagacggactaatttagtgtcactttccaGGAACGACACTTGCACTTaatgtcattcgtgtgctgccACACGACATATTTTAGTGACACttggcagaaagtgcactaacgatttagtgagttccccaaaccacccaaactcacttcacttgtcTTCGACTGACTGAGGgtgtagcctcgacggcaggctttgtggtacaggtaaaagtattgaaaaaaaaatgaggggTCCAgatatttttaaacaagtattttcaacagcgtgttGACTTTATTTTAGCCCAGTGGGACATTTTGCCGAAAAAACATGCCATTGCTCTGGTTAACGACCTGCGACAAGTTCGCGGCCTCGGCGATCCGGCGGCGGTCATTTTTGCTTTGACACACGCTTGAGGCCAATCTGTTTAATATTTGGAAGAATATTTGCAGGAGGTGTTTCTAAATTAAAGAAAAACATTCTCAGGAAGGTATTGTGGCGCACACCTAAACTTTTTTACCGCAGTTTATTCTTATCTATCGTGATTGCCATGATCGCATAAGTGACACTTACATAAGCTGTGTCGCAAACACGTATGatgaaagtgacattcgctcGGTTGGAGTGCACTTCACAGAAATGGCACTAAATTAGTGAGAGACGCGCCCTCTGTAAGTTAACGACGACGTTATCAGCGGTCTGCTAACACTCGCTATTGTCTCTATACCAGTTGTCTGGTTACCGGGTGTCGCGTCAACTTGACCGTCGTACGTTTTGTCTTCTCTTATTTTTCCACTGGAAAGACATAGCTTCGAATGCTATTGTACTGTTACCTGCGCTGCCGGACGACCCAGCATAAGACACATGAAACAATCTTGTCAAACTTTCCCCGTGTCCCTGACTCATTCTTCGGTGTCGTCTCCAACGTACCAGTCCAGGGCTGTGACTGCCTACTTCAGGGAAGGTAGGCCTCTCAACATGCCCCAACAACTTCGGACCCGAGACATAGATTCATGTAGGAAACACCTGACCGCCCGCTAGACGCCCGCCGTGCCACTCTTCAGTGGACGCTTGCCCACAACGTTCTTCCTCTCCGCGAGCGATTAC
This portion of the Ornithodoros turicata isolate Travis chromosome 3, ASM3712646v1, whole genome shotgun sequence genome encodes:
- the LOC135389949 gene encoding uncharacterized protein LOC135389949, with the protein product MSEIQGEDESQYVLPEGAVAEVTTTMEVTTLMPVSTTLTSDTATPETTTSTTTTTTTSTTTTTVKPILNAKVFVCTANPTADVSLPSIPDGLCDFLMYRPTTVPFTSEPGDELKKFTELIPEFGKTHLGIDIRQEIRDAAISQLKEPSGKTALASLYKQGVQDYSTFDVDIYVDTTEDAVKDVIGFLQTIKAIQTEAKGDSAGFGYLFVGVSPLAHNISDDTATTKMWVHFQRIIDEVMPDGVLFLTTYLRTHYKENRCRSTGPSLWTRAIMFDQPTFEDSLNFRKGLKIPANVTQLLSLSVHGRWSSYTEAQMPKTTTEKRKYLELGDSRVCNETGIYDVVSYTCVNSTHDRYKAYRGDGSQDNLDYLRLTRVVRSSYPMWVGGYDSWGTMSMKMCKAYTEYGHRGGWVVFDLQLADVLDFCTTGYTQGFGHCYRIKNYMYEEPTVCVMNATVDAVERGIKL